ATGGCAGTGTTACTCTTTCAGGATACACACGCACAGCAAGACCCTCAGTACACCCAATACATGTACAATATGAACGTGGTAAACCCTGCCTATGCGGGGTCAAAGGAGAGCCTTTCGCTCACCGCGCTTTACCGAAACCAATGGTCGGGAATGGACGAAAACCCCGTTACTTTTACCTTTTCGGCACATTCGCCAATAAGTGAGAAAATAGGTCTCGGCCTTTCGGCAATAAAAGATGAATTGGGGCCAGTAAGTGAAACCAACGTGTACGCAGACTTCTCCTATACTTTGCAATTAGGCAGTACCGTTAAACTTGCTTTGGGTCTAAAAGCCGGAGCTACATTTCACGAGGTTGGCCTAAGCAGTCTGGAACTTCAGGATCCAAACGATCCTTTCTTCTCAGAAGACATAAACAATACCTACCCAAACATTGGTGCGGGTGCTTTCCTGTATGGTGAAAAGTTTTACTTAGGGTTCTCTGTTCCAAATATGCTGAAATCGGTTCACCTAGACGAAAACGGAATCAAGTATGGTTCTGAGACAAACCACTATTTCGCAACCGCAGGATACGTGTTCCAAGTTTCAGAAAACTTTAAACTGAAGCCTTCCGTAATGGTGAAATCTGCTTTTGACGCTCCCGTATCTTATGATGGAAACCTGAATGCGCTATTTTATGACAGATTTGAACTTGGTGCATCTTACAGATTGGACGATTCCTTTAGCGGTTTGGTTGGGTTCCAAATTAACCCGAACATCCGCATAGGCTATGCTTATGACCACGTAACATCAGACCTGAAAACAGTTGGCCCAGCTTCACACGAAGTGGTGCTCACCTTTGACCTGTTCTTTAAGCCACGTGTTTTACGTTCACCAAGATTCTTCTAATAACCAAACAAATTTCATTTAAGATGAACAAGATATATACAATCCTTTTACTCATAGCGGTAAGCAGTACAATGGCTTTCGCACAAAACAGTAAAACTAAAAAGGCAGATCAATACTACGATCGCCTGCAATATACCGATGCCGCCGAAGCCTATCAAAAGCTTTTGAAAAAAGGCGAAGGCAGCACCTACGTTTTTGAACGTTTGGGAAATAGTTATTTCTTTATAAACGATACCAAAAAAGCCGAAACCTATTACAAAAGAGTAATAAAAAAGAAGGATGTTGATCCTGAAACGGTTTACAACTATGCCCAATCGCTTAAGGCGAATGGTAAGTTTGGCGAGTACAACACGTATATGAAGCAATTCGCAGCAATGAAACCGAACGATTCCAGAGCGGTAGCATTTATGAAGAATCCTGACTATCTGCCTGAAATTGTTGACGAAAATTCTCAAAAGTATGCAGCCACAAATCTTGACGCCTTGAATTCAAAATATTCAGATTTTGGCGGAATGGTCGTTGGCAACGATTTCTATTTTACTTCTGCCAGAAACACTTCCCGCAAAAAATACGGATGGAACGAGGAACCATTTTTGGATATTTACAAAGCCTCCATGGTTGGTGGGGTTGAAAAGAACGAATTGCTGTTAAATGGAGACGTAAATACAAAATACCACGAAAGCACCGTAGCGATAACGGCAGACGGCAAACGCATGTATTTTGACCGCAACGATTACTATAATGGCAAATACAAAAAAGACGAAGAAGGCATAAACCAGTTAAATATCTATTATGCCGAAAACGTGAATGGCGAGTGGAAAGACATTAAGCCTGTACCTTTTAACGATCATCAATACTCAAACAGTCATCCAGCTTTAAGTCCAGACGGAAGCACTCTTTACTTTACCAGCGATCGTCCGGGTGGAAAAGGCAAGGCAGACATTTACAAAGTGTCTATAGCAAAAGATGGTACGTTTGGAACCCCTATAAATTTAGGAGATAACATCAATACCGAAGGAAAGGAAGGCTTTCCTTTTGTGGACTCCAATGGCACACTCTACTTTAGCAGCGATGCGCATTTGGGAATGGGCGGACTGGATGTTTTTGCAGCAGAAGCCAACGGAGATTCTTTTGGTGAAGTTAAAAACCTTGGACTTGGAGTTAACAGTAGTGATGATGATTTTGCATATTATTATAGTCCATCCACAGAGGAAGGTTATGTGTCTTCCAACAGAAAAGGCGGCAAGGGAAGTGATGATATCTATAAAATAAAGAAATTGCAATCCTGCGAACTTCTAGTAATGGTTGTTGACGCCGAAACCGGGCAGGCCTTGGCCAATGCCAGATTGGATCTTTTTGATAGCAAAGAGAATAAATTAAAAAGCCAAAATACTGATGCCAATGGTAAGGGAACCTTAGCCGTTGCCTGCAACCAAGCGCACGTAGTCCAGGCTTTTATGGATGGATATGAAAGCAATGCCGAAACTATTGCTGCACAGCGCAGTGGAGAGAAAAATTTACGCATTGCCCTTCGCCCAATTGACGATATCGTAGAAGGCGATATGGTAAAGTTGAACCCAATTCTTTTCGATTTCGACAAGCATAACATCAAGCCACAAGCAGCTTTCGAGCTTGACAAATTGGTAGAATTGATGAAGAAGAATCCTGACATGGTAATTAAAGTGGAAGGCCATACCGATAATCGCGGTACTGAAGCTTATAATATGGACCTCTCTGAAAGACGTGCCAGAAGCACTGTGCAGTATGTGATTTCAAAAGGAATTGCCAAGGATCGTATCAGCGGCCAAGGATTTGGCGAAAGTCGTCCCGCAGTAGCCTGTGCCCCTAACTGTACCGAAGCACAACACCAACAGAACAGACGTTCAGAATTTATTATTGTAAAGCGATAGTTGTTTTATACATAAACTGGTAACCAACCAGAAAAAACCCCTGCTTATTTCCATTGCGGAATGTTGTGGGGGTTTTCTTTTTGAAAAATTGAAATTTGCATAATTTCAACGGATTCCTTTTTCAAAATTTGTTTATAAAGACAAATATTTCGGGACGGAACCTTAGAAAGGAAAAACCTTATCAATAGGAACTGTGAAACAGTTGATTATCTTATTGAAATTAATACTAATGGTTTTTCTTGGGTATCGCTCTATATGTTACTGGATAGTAATAAGTTTGGTGGAGGACTGTATGTTATCCTCCCAACTTCAATTAAATTTGGAAAAAAATCTTTTTTTACTATATTAGCAATTAATATTTCTTCCCTCTTAAAACTAATATTACCAATCTTAAGCCGCTCCTAAGCCGACTGCATGCCAACCCCAAGCCGATCGCATGCCGATATCATGCCGACGTTACTCCCTAGATACCTCACTGGTAACTGGTGGATAAGTCTCTACTACATCCTCACCACAGTCAAACTCTAGCGTGGGCATCCCCGTTATCTCAACACCGATAGATTAAACTGTGAGAGTGCGAGTGGGACGATCGCACTTGGAATTTTAAATACCAAGGAAACTCTGCTTTGATAACCGGCTAACTTTTCCATAAAAAAAGCTGCAAGTAAAAAATTACAAGCAGCTTTTAAAATGGATTATTTAAACCTTATTCCACTACAGAAACGTTGTCTATTTGGTACGTAGTAGTGGTTCCGTTTGATGCACCTTCATATTGGTAAGCAATATAAACTACTTGACCTGCATACGCTGAAAGATCAACATCCCCCGATGGTGTAAACTCATCACCATAACCGCCTGTGTTTCCATTGGAAATGGTTGCATTCAAGTTTGTCCAAGTTGCTGTTGTAACATCCCCTGTAAAATCAGTTGATATCTTCACTGTAAGTGCAGCGCCGTTATAAAAACCATCATTGGTTTCAAAAGTAAGGGTCGGATTAGAACCGCTAGGCAAAATAAGGCCTGGTGTAACTAACCAAACTTCATATGGGTTTTCATTTGAGTTGTAAGCTGATGTCTGCGCATACTTATTCGAATTATATTCACGTACTTCATAAAGACGTGTGCCGCCATTTACGTTTACGTTGGTCCATCCTGAGATGTTTACATTCATACCGGTACCGGCAGTTTGCCCTTCAAAGTTTTCTGAAAACGGCAATTCCAAAGCATCGCCGGGACCACCGTTGCTGCAACGCTCTCCGTCCATCTGCACATCATCTGTATCGCGGATAAACAATTGATAATCGCTGTTGAAAATGCTTAAAATAGCAGTTAGGGTACCATTGCCTTCAGGTAAAGTCATGTTTTTGAAATCCGCAAAACCACTTGTTCTTAATAAAACAGTCTGGCCATCACAGTTTTCTACGGTTCTATTTACGCCAAAAGTATTGTCTAGGTTTCCGTACGCCTCCACACCCGCTACACCCTCAGGAAACTGAACACCTTCAAACTTAACTAATGTATTCAATCTTGCAGGGTTTGATGCTTCCGCCACTCCTATAACCGTAGGAACCAATTCAACACTTTCGGTAGAACGCATGATACGGCTTTCAAAATCTTCAATCTCTATACGGCCAACCTCATCCCCATCTTGAGTACCGATAGTAGGCAAACCAGCATATTCACCAATATACAATCCATCTACGCGGAAGTAGATTTTACGGCCCGGGCCATATTTAGTGTAGAGGTCAGTTGCATTTGTAGAAATTGAAAGGCCAGCTGTTGGGTTTTCAGGTTTATCCTGAATGATAAGTTGCTTGTAATAATTACCAGACTCATCGCTGGAAACTACATAAGCTTCAATATATAGCGGCTCTGTAGAATCTGGCCCTGCTTCAACTTTTACAGGCTCAAAACCACCATACATTTCTTTAACGGCAGTAATGGTGGTGTTTACGTCAACGTTTGGTTCTTCTACATTAATCTCTGGCACGTTATAGTCATCATCCTGCACACAGGAAGTAGCAATCATTCCTAAGAAAAATAGGAAAGGTATAAGTTTGATGTTCGGTAATCTTTTCATATTTATAAAATTAATTCTTTTTTCTTATTTAAAATCTTACGTAAAGGTTAAGGTAATAGGTAGTTCCGTATCCGTACCAGTATTTTGGTCCAAATACACGGGTATCGTTTGCGGTGTCTTCAGAAAGGGTTCTGTAGTTTGCACTTCTTCCTTGTTCAAAACCACCAGTTTTGTATTTTTCGTCGAAAATATTGTTGATACTTGCAAAGAAGCCAACAAAATAATCTTTTATTTTCCAAGACTTTCCGCCCACCACGTTTACCAACATATAGTCGTCAAACTTTTCCTGCTTTAGCAATTCTCTTGCTACTGCTGGGTCGTAATCATTAAGAGGCTGTCCGTCTGTGTCCAAATAAAAATTTGATGTCCTAGTAAGTGGTGACACATCTATATATGCATTGTTAAAATAATTGGTCGTTGCGCCAAACCACCAGAAGTCTGGGTCGCGGTATTCAAAGCCTATTTGATAAGCCTGCTGGGGACCGCCAGCAACTTTATAGTTTTCCAAATATGATTTTCCAAAGCTTACAACGTTGTCAAAATCATCAGAGGTTATATAGAGGTCTGGGTTATTGTCATACGTATTCTGTCCATAAGCTGCGGCACCTTTTAGCTTAATGGTAGGGGTAACTTGCGCTTCGATACCAAATTCAGCTCCCACGTTCTTTTTATCAATATTAGTCAAAACCTCTTGTACAAATGCAGTGGTTGAATTAATTCCGGGAACTGAAATACCGTCGGCATAATAGAAGGAAATTTCAGAAGCATCCTGCATTAAAGTGTAGTAACCGGTTAAACGTGCTTTCACGATTGGCGAACGGAAAATGTAACTCCCGTCAATGCTCATGTTCTTTTCTTCAGTTAAACCAATAACAGTATTGTTGTTCTGGCGTGAGTTGGAAAAGGAATTTCTAAGTGCAGGCGCATCGGTAAAATATGCACCGTTTACTTCCAAAATGTGTCTTCCGGATATTTTATAGGTAGCTCCTGCTTTTCCGCCATAGGTAGTAAAATCCAATGCTTCACTTTTACCAAAAGAATTGTCTGGGAAGTTTCCATTGCGGTACAAGCCATTTCTTTGGTATGTGGTTTTTCCTAGTTTTCCTGCCAAGTAAAAATCTACTTTGGAATAGGTGAACTGGCCTTGCACAAAACCGTGATAGTCTGTAGCGTCAAGCTCAAAGTTGTATTTGAATTTATCTTCTTCACCAACAACGCGGTCTGGATTGTTCAAATCGCTTTGTGACTCATCGCCAAAGTTGAAGGTATCAACATCCAAATAACCATTGCCTCCCAGTAAATCTATCATATTGGCAAAGTTGCTTGAGTTAAGGTTTCTATAATTAAAAGAAGCAGTTAAGGCAATGTGGTCTGTCAACTGCGAGTTCAAAATAGTATTTGCGGAAAGTTGCTTATCATCATTTCGGTCTTCATACAGATAGTATCTTGAAGTCCCTCCGTAAAAAATATTTGTTTCATAGATATTCTGCCAGTCTATTTGGCCATCGTTCACAAAGTTTGAATAAGCTTGGTAGGCTCCTTCATAATTGGCGCCCGTTGGGTCTGCCAAAAAGTAACTTGGTAATTTCTGGTAATAAGTAGGGTCTGGGTTTGGCGCATTGTCGTAACCTAAACGGCTGTTACCGGTTTTTCCAAATTGATAGCCCACATTGGTATTAAGTTGTGTTTTTTCGGAAATATCCCAGAAGTGGTTCAACATAATAACAGGCTCTTCAATTTCCCTAATACGCGAGTTGCGAATTTCGCCATCCTGCTCACCCCAATATGCATTGTATTGTGTTCCTTTAAGGTCGTATACCTCTTGGGTGTTGGGCGAAGATTTACCTCTTCGGTTCGGTGTATAGAATGCTGTAAGGTTAAGACTGTGGGAGTCGTTCAATTTTTTTTCTACTGACGCAAAAAATGAATTGGCATCGTACAAAGTACCGTCATTAAATCCTTCTTCGCCAAAACGTCTTGACAATAGCACAGAATAGGCCCAACCGCTTGGCAACAACCCACTGTTATAGGAGCCCATAACCCTGCCACGGTAACTTCTGTTACTTGTAGCATAAGAGATGCGCCCTCCTTTTCGGTATTGCGACGCTCTCATAATAATATTGGTAGTACCTGCAAGGTGGCCAAAGTTATACTCATTTGCAGAAGTACCCATCGAAAACATTTGGTTGCGCTGGGCATCGTTAAGGCCTCCCCAGTTAGACCATTGTGGCCTTCCGTTATAAAGCTTGTTCATTTCCAAACCATTGATAAGCACTTTTCCATCTTCAGAATCATAACCTCGTGGTCTGAAAAAGGTTGCGCTAAAATCATACGAAGCAGCATTCAAGAAAACATCTCTTGATGCTTGAAGCAAGCCTGAAACATTGTAAGAAGTTCCCTCGTCTTCATCCAATTCATTGTCAGAAAGACTTATTACCCCAATTTGAGCTTCAATGGCAGATAGATCCACTTCCATCAAAATGGATTCTAAAGCTACGGGAGCATCATTTTGGATAGTTACAGGAATTCTTAAGGTAACATAGCCTGATTTTGACAATACCAAAACTTGTTCGCCCTGTGGAAGGCTTTCCTGTGAAAAAGAAAAAAATCCTTCAGCATCTGTTGTGGTACTGAAAATACTGTTTAAAATACTGACTTCTACATCTGGTATTTGTTCACTGGAGTTGGTGTCTATCACTCTTCCAGAAATAACGGTTTCTTGGGCAAACATTGTAAATCCCGAAAAGAAAACGATGAAAGTAAAAATGAATTTGTTCATTCTAAAATTTAAAGTTTGAATATTAAGATATCTTTAAAATTGGGTGCAAAAATAAATTTTTTAAATGAAATACCTACTTTTGGCCTCATTAATGAATAAAACTTTACGCAAACATAATATTTGAACATCACTATGAAATTATCCCTTTGGTTTTTTACCTTAACAGTGCTAACATTTACCGCATCCTTTGGGCAAAATGAAAAGCAATACAAAGTAAACACTATCGCCTTTTACAATGTTGAAAACCTTTTTGACTATGAGGACGATCCACTTATCTTTGACGACGACCGAACACCGCAAGGAAAAGATCATTGGACCCAGGAGATTTATGAAGCAAAATTGGCCAATATGGCTAAAGTAATTTCAGAAATCGGTGAAGATGTTACAGGAACTTCTCCCGCAATCATTGGCGTTAGCGAAATAGAAAATCGGCGCGTACTGGAAGATCTTTTAAACCAGGAACCCTTGGTAAAAAAAGATTACGGCATTGTACATTTCGACAGTCCAGACCGTCGTGGGATTGATGTTGCGCTGTTATATCAGAAAAAACTTTTTACCCCTACCAATTACAAAGCCTACGAACTTATAATCTATGACGATCAAGACCGCAGCAAACGTATTTATACCAGAGACCAATTATTGGTGAGCGGTATGCTGGACGGTGAAAAAATCCACGTTATCGTTAACCACTGGCCCTCGCGAAGTGGTGGCGAAGCACGCAGCAGACCCAAGCGTATAAAAGCTGCAGAACTTAACAAACAAATAATGGATTCCTTATTTAGTGAAGACCCTTATGCAAAAATTATTACCATGGGCGATTTAAATGATGATCCAACCAATGAAAGTGTAAAGGAGGTTTTAAAAGCCAAAAATGATCGTGAAAACATGAAAATAAAAGAGCTTTACAATCCAATGGAAGATATGTTTAAACAAGGATTGGGCACCTTGGCCTATCGGGACGGCTGGAACCTGTTTGACCAAATTATAATCTCTACTGAATTAGCAAAAAAAGATTATTCAAGCTATCGTTTTTACAAGGCGGGAATTTTCAATAAGAGCTATTTGGCTACTCCCAGGGGGCAATACAAAGGGTATCCTTTCAGAAGTTTTGTAAATGGATACACGGGTGGTTACAGCGATCACTTTCCCGTGTTTATATATCTTATTAAGGAGAAAAATTAGGAATAGATTTCTATTCATTTAAAATTAAAAAATCCTGCTGAAAATAGCTCAGCAGGATTTTTTTTAGAAATATTTTCTTTAAAACCACTCATTCCACGGAATTCTGCTTAACATTAAAACCAGTGCAATGGTATAAAATATCGCTAGAGTCTTAAATTTTCCGTTGGAAAGCAATTTCTTTTTATGCTTTGAATACCCAATGGTTATAAAAACCACAGTCAAAATCATTATCAAAGGATGTTCCACAGCATATAGCCGAGCGGTAGAATCTTTCATTACAACCCCCATTCCCGAATTAGTAATATTCTGTAAACCCAACGGAGAAACAAAATATAGCACCAAGCCTATAAGTACCTGAATATGTGTAACGATGAGCGCAAAGAGTGAAACTCTAAAGTCTTTGGCACCGTATTCTCTTTTTGAAAAAAATCCTGCCAACGCGTTGATGGTTGCAAGCAAAACAATAAGGAGCACTAAATAAGCCCAATAAGAATGAATAAATTGAATGGTTGTGTACATATATATATCTAATTTTTGAAGTGTTTCAAAGATAAGGTTTATAAATAAAAAAAATGCCCCAAAATTTTGGGGCATTTTCTCACTTTTCTACTTTTTTTTAAAAATCGTAACGGATGCTTGCATTCCAAGTTCTTCCATTTCCATAGAAATAACCGAAAGAATCCTTTTGGCTTAAATACATTTCGTTTGTGGCATTGTAACAATTTGCTCTAAGTGTAAAGTCCTGGCCACCAAAATCGAATTTATAAGTAATTCCGGCATCTAGCAAGCTGTAGGCTGGCAAACGCTCTGCTTGGTAAACTTCCCCAGCTTGAGCGGCCTTGGTTACATCATCTGCATCAACAAATCCATATAGATCTGTATAGATATTGTAATCTGCATCTACAGTTAGACCTCCAAAAATATTGTATTTAAAACCAAAACCAAAAGAGGTTTGAGGCGCATTGCCCACTTTTGTTCCTGTAAGATCCACGGTACCTTGCTCAAGCAAGGCATTGGTTTGATCATCTCTTGTTTGATAAGGCGTTTCCCCATCATATTTCCAGTTTCCAATACTACCAAAAGCTCTCAACATAAAGGCACTTGAGTAACGGTATTTTCCTTCAAATTCAAAGCCTTTGTGAACTTGGGTAATATCTGTAAAGCGCTGATAACGGTCCACTTGTTCGATAGGGTTTGAAGAATTTGGGTCTGCATCAATTGTACCCCCAGCAAGAAAACGATTACCCCAAGTAGTGTAATAACCATTCAAATCTAAACTAAAGTTACCTGCACGAAGCCTGTAGCCTACCTCAAGACCTAAAATCTCTTCGTTATCAATCTCGTTTTCTCCTTCCAAAATGTAGTTGGAGTTTCTAATATCAGAAAAAATATTGTCAAGGAAGGGTTGTCTTGAATAGTAGCCTGCATTTGCGAAGACCGTATTATTTTCAATAAAGGTATAACCCATACCTCCTTTAATGTTATACCCTAATTTATTTACTTTTTCAGATTTACCAAGACCATTAACGCCTTCTATTTCGTTTCCTTCAGCACGGCCTTCTCTTTGATAGCTTTGTGTGGAAACCGCTCCCTGTGCAAAAGCCGAGAAATTATCAGTTTTGTATTCTGCCTGACCAAAACCACCAATGTAATTGATATTTTCTGAATAGTCATAATTAAAACGTTGTCCCTCATCAGCAGAATTGAACAAAGCTGCCCAAGGATCTGCTTCAAAAGTTTCACTAATTACATAGTCACTATCTCTTGCATCACCATACCCACGGTTATCGGCATAGCCTTGTAGACCTAAAAGGTTATTCATTTGATACCAGTGGCTTCCTTTATAAAAACGGGTATCAACACCCAGATTGAACGTAAAGTTATCGCTTACAGCACTTTCTAGGTTTGTAAGAAATCCGAACCAGTTATGGTTGTTTACAGACATTCTTCTTACTACCGAACCCTGACCGAAACTTCCTATTCCGTTCTCGGCTCCTGCAATGTTGTTTTCTTCAATTTCATTGAAATCAATTTCACCATTGCTGTTTCGTGCTGCGTCAATATTACGGGAACTGCCTGCAGGACCTGTTCCGCCACCACGACCAAAAGAGGCATACGCAACGGAAGACAAATTGGTTTTATCGCTTATATTCCAATCCCAGTTTAAATTGATAATTGGCTTATGGTAGTAGTTTCTTCTAAAAGTAAATCGTTCTCCGTTATAGAAACCCGAGTTCGCATTATAACGTTTTCCATATTGATCGTAATCTTCCAATGAGTCTGAGAAGTTTTGATCGTGCCACTGTGGCGCCCCTGTCAACAAGAAGTTGAAAGAGTGCTTGTCATTCGGCACGTAACCAATACCGATAAAATAATTTTGTCCTTGACCGGCGGTACCATCAGAATATTTTCTGTGTGCTTGCCAATGGTCGAACAAAAAGGAATACGCCCATTTTCCTTTTAGACCAGAATCATAGCTTAAGGTACCTTTAAAGTAACTATCATTACCTGTCATAAAACGTGCAAAACCACCTTCTTTTCTTCCAGCGGCACGAGACACGATGTTTACCGTTCCACCAACTGACGAAATTGCCAATTTTGACGAACCCAAACCACGCTGAACCTGAACCGCATTTGCAACATCAGACATTCCAGACCAGTTGGACCAGTACATTTTTCCATCTTCCATTCCGTTGATGGGCTGCCCGTTCAAAAGAAAAGCCGTATTTGTTTGGTCAAAGCCGCGCAAAAACATTTGTGAGTCGCCAAAACCACCAGCTTGGTTTGAAACGTAGACACTCGGAGTACTTTTTACTACTTCAGGAAATTCAACGTTACCAACAGCTTTTGCTTGGATTTCAGCTGCAGAAATAGTGGAAACAGCAATAGGTGTTTGACGGTCCTTTGCCATATCTATAATTCCCTTTCCTACAATCACTACTTCTTCAAGTGCATCTGCATCTACAGTAATTTTTACGTTACCCAGAGCTGCTGTTCCGTTAACACTTTTAAAGGGAACTTTTTCAATAGTGTAACCAATATAAGAGATGGTAAGCGTACCCGTTGAAGCGGAAGTTTGCAATGTGAAATTTCCGTCAAAATCGGTAATGGCACCGTTAGTAGTACCAGTTTCAACAACATTGGCACCAGCCAAGGGGTCGTTTGATTCAGAATCGATCACCGTACCGGTAACCGTTGTTTGCGAAAAAGCGGCAAAACCGCCCAATAAAAAAACAAGAAATAAAAACTTTCTCATGAATTTGGATTTAGGTTTAAAATTTCGGCAAAAGTACAATCTTAAATAATCTCAAACTAATAAAAGTGTTTAAGAAATCTTTAAGGAAAAGACTCAAGAATAAAGTTAGGGTTTTGAACCTAAAAGCCTGATAAAATGAAAGTTAGTTAATAACAATGTTATTAACATGTTATATTATTGAAAAAATTAAAACACGATACAGTCCAATTTTTCCTTCAGCGGAAGCAGATTTGCAAAATATTGTTCGTGCAAATCTTTGGGAAGTGGTTGCGAAAATGGGGTTTCCTCTTTAAACGGATCTACTTCTTTTCCATTTTTCCAAAAACGATAACATACGTGGGGGCCGCTTGTGTTTCCGGTCATACCAATCCATCCTATTACATCGCCCTGGCTTACATGCTGGCCTACCTTAACATTACGTGCTTTCATATGGAGGTATTGTGTCTCGTAAGTACCATTATGCCTAATCTTTACATAATTACCATTTCCACCACGACGCTCAGATTTTGTTACTATACCATCTGCTGTAGCTAATATTGGGGTTCCAATGGGAGCTGCAAAATCGGTTCCGCGGTGGGGGCGCAGTTTAAAGCCGTAGTATTTTATTCTTCTATTAAGATTGTATCGAGACGATATTCTGCTGAATTTTACGGGAGCCTTTAAGAAAGCCCGTTTTAGATTATTCGCCAATTCGTCGTAATAACCAAAAACCTTACCCGTAGCATCCGTGTTGAATTTGAAGGCATAAAGTGGTTTACCATTATGCTCAAAATAAGCTGCCTTAATTTCCTTAAGGCCTGCTGGAATGGTATCATCTATAAATTTTTCTGTATAAATTACCTTAAAACGGTCTCCTGGTTGAAGCTTAAAAAAATTAATAGTCCAAGCATAGATATTGGCTAGTTGGTCTGTCATGTAAGGGCTTAAATTTTGCTCCTCCATGGTTGCGGAAAGTGAACTCGTTATTATCCCTGAGGCTTCCCTTTCCTCATATCGAACCGGCTTTTGGCTATTGTATATGGAAAGTGTATCTCTAAAATCCACAACTGCATAATCTATTTGGTTGGTTTCATAAATGAAAACGTGTGTGGTGTTTAAAGAGTCTTTTGATTTTAGAAGAAGATACGGTTTACCAACCACTATTTTACGCACGTCAAAACTATCTCGGAATTTAGTAGCTACTTCCATTATTTTTTCCTGTGGCACGCCATTGGCAAAAAGAATGTCTCCAAAAGTATCTCCTTTGCGGATTGTATCACGAACTACTTCAAAATCATTCAGGATATATCCATATTGTTCAATAATTGCCTCTTCGACAACGGGGGGTGCCTTGGCAAGGTCATTTTTTTGGTTATCACAAGCAGTGGTCAGCAGGATAAGGGTAAGGGTAGCTAATATTATTGTCTTCAATGCGGGGAATTTTCTGTATTAAGTAATTTTTATTCTGCAATTATTTTAAAAGAATGCTGCAATCCTTTGAATTCGGTTAAAGTTGCTTTTAGGGAGCCTACGGCCAGATCTGCCTTCACAAGAAGCGGTATTTTATTTTTATCATCACTAATCCAGACTGTTAAGCTCTCTTTTTCTTTGAAAACACGACCAGATTGCACATAAGGTCTAAAGATCAATGTTCTGACGCGCCCAAAATTAGTATCTAAAACTTCTTTTCCAAGGAATTTTAGCCGGAATTTATAATTTTCTTTATCAAAAAACATGTTCATTT
The Aequorivita iocasae genome window above contains:
- a CDS encoding PorP/SprF family type IX secretion system membrane protein, translating into MKKHIYILIVLMAVLLFQDTHAQQDPQYTQYMYNMNVVNPAYAGSKESLSLTALYRNQWSGMDENPVTFTFSAHSPISEKIGLGLSAIKDELGPVSETNVYADFSYTLQLGSTVKLALGLKAGATFHEVGLSSLELQDPNDPFFSEDINNTYPNIGAGAFLYGEKFYLGFSVPNMLKSVHLDENGIKYGSETNHYFATAGYVFQVSENFKLKPSVMVKSAFDAPVSYDGNLNALFYDRFELGASYRLDDSFSGLVGFQINPNIRIGYAYDHVTSDLKTVGPASHEVVLTFDLFFKPRVLRSPRFF
- a CDS encoding OmpA family protein → MNKIYTILLLIAVSSTMAFAQNSKTKKADQYYDRLQYTDAAEAYQKLLKKGEGSTYVFERLGNSYFFINDTKKAETYYKRVIKKKDVDPETVYNYAQSLKANGKFGEYNTYMKQFAAMKPNDSRAVAFMKNPDYLPEIVDENSQKYAATNLDALNSKYSDFGGMVVGNDFYFTSARNTSRKKYGWNEEPFLDIYKASMVGGVEKNELLLNGDVNTKYHESTVAITADGKRMYFDRNDYYNGKYKKDEEGINQLNIYYAENVNGEWKDIKPVPFNDHQYSNSHPALSPDGSTLYFTSDRPGGKGKADIYKVSIAKDGTFGTPINLGDNINTEGKEGFPFVDSNGTLYFSSDAHLGMGGLDVFAAEANGDSFGEVKNLGLGVNSSDDDFAYYYSPSTEEGYVSSNRKGGKGSDDIYKIKKLQSCELLVMVVDAETGQALANARLDLFDSKENKLKSQNTDANGKGTLAVACNQAHVVQAFMDGYESNAETIAAQRSGEKNLRIALRPIDDIVEGDMVKLNPILFDFDKHNIKPQAAFELDKLVELMKKNPDMVIKVEGHTDNRGTEAYNMDLSERRARSTVQYVISKGIAKDRISGQGFGESRPAVACAPNCTEAQHQQNRRSEFIIVKR
- a CDS encoding DUF5689 domain-containing protein translates to MKRLPNIKLIPFLFFLGMIATSCVQDDDYNVPEINVEEPNVDVNTTITAVKEMYGGFEPVKVEAGPDSTEPLYIEAYVVSSDESGNYYKQLIIQDKPENPTAGLSISTNATDLYTKYGPGRKIYFRVDGLYIGEYAGLPTIGTQDGDEVGRIEIEDFESRIMRSTESVELVPTVIGVAEASNPARLNTLVKFEGVQFPEGVAGVEAYGNLDNTFGVNRTVENCDGQTVLLRTSGFADFKNMTLPEGNGTLTAILSIFNSDYQLFIRDTDDVQMDGERCSNGGPGDALELPFSENFEGQTAGTGMNVNISGWTNVNVNGGTRLYEVREYNSNKYAQTSAYNSNENPYEVWLVTPGLILPSGSNPTLTFETNDGFYNGAALTVKISTDFTGDVTTATWTNLNATISNGNTGGYGDEFTPSGDVDLSAYAGQVVYIAYQYEGASNGTTTTYQIDNVSVVE